From bacterium:
AGAAAAAATGTTGCATAATCAAAATTTATAGGGAATATTTTATATGAAAATAAATAGCATGCTTGCAAGATTTTCAGCTTACGGGTTTTTAAAAAATCAGAGATATTTTGAGCCCTTTTTTATATTATTCCTTATGGATAAAGGCCTCAATTTTACAGAGATAGGCCTGCTTGTCGGGTTTCGGGAATTGTTTATAAATATTATGGAGATTCCAAGCGGAGGATTTGCTGATTTTTACGGAAGAAGGCGAAGCATGATAGTGTCATTTTCTTCCTATATAATCTCCTTTCTTATCTTCGGACTGTCAGGGCCGCATATCTGGCTTCTTTTTACTGCAATGTTTTTCTTTTCAATTGGAGAGGCATTCAGAACCGGTACGCATAAGGCACTTATTTTTACCTGGCTCAGAATTCATAACAGACTTGATGAAAAAGTGCGTATTTACGGATATACCAGATCGTGGTCCAAACTGGGATCGGCGTTTTCAATAATAATTGCAACATATCTTGTATTAAGAGAGCATAACTATTCAGCGGTTTTTTTCTATACATTAATTCCGTATCTGCTTGGTCTGATAAATTTTTTCTTTTATCCTGCTGAACTTGAGGGTGAAAAAAAGAAAGATGTATGTATTTCCAGGCTTTTTTCACATGTATTCCGTTCTATGGTTCTATCTGTAAAGCGTGCCGGCCAGAGGAGATTGATTCTTGAGTCAATGTGTTTTGAGGGATTTTTTAAAGCGACAAAGGACTATATCCAGCCTATGGTAAAGAATTTTGCCATTGCTATTCCGGTGTTTGTTACTCTTGGAAAAGGAAGCAGAACTCCTGTTTTAATCGGCCTTGTTTATTTTGTACTGTATTTATTGTCTGCAGTAGGAAGCAGAAAATCACATTCTTTTGTTTCAGCCTTTAAGAATGAAGAGAGGGGGGCAGCTATTATCTGGAAGATTGCTTCTGTCCTGTATATTTTAATGATCCCGTTCCTTGCAGCAAAGAGTTACCCTGCAGCTATTCTGTTTTTTATTGGGCTCTATTTTCTGCAGAATATATGGAGGCCCATATTAATCAGCAGGTTTGATAAATTTGCAACAGAAGAGGACGGAGCAACAGTGCTTTCAATTGAAAGCCAGGCTAAATCAATTGCTGCAATGATTTTTGCACCTATAGCAG
This genomic window contains:
- a CDS encoding MFS transporter, with the protein product MKINSMLARFSAYGFLKNQRYFEPFFILFLMDKGLNFTEIGLLVGFRELFINIMEIPSGGFADFYGRRRSMIVSFSSYIISFLIFGLSGPHIWLLFTAMFFFSIGEAFRTGTHKALIFTWLRIHNRLDEKVRIYGYTRSWSKLGSAFSIIIATYLVLREHNYSAVFFYTLIPYLLGLINFFFYPAELEGEKKKDVCISRLFSHVFRSMVLSVKRAGQRRLILESMCFEGFFKATKDYIQPMVKNFAIAIPVFVTLGKGSRTPVLIGLVYFVLYLLSAVGSRKSHSFVSAFKNEERGAAIIWKIASVLYILMIPFLAAKSYPAAILFFIGLYFLQNIWRPILISRFDKFATEEDGATVLSIESQAKSIAAMIFAPIAGMFIDLVRTRNIGGEFWPVAAVGAVLSIAMVVTKRNHRAE